The following coding sequences are from one Reyranella humidisoli window:
- the cyoA gene encoding ubiquinol oxidase subunit II, producing MAVLTSACDLRRAPVLDPKGPIALAERDLLFDAFYVMMLVIVPIIILTLWFAWKYRATNTEAKYTPTWANSVKLDAITWLIPTVIVIAVAVLLWRSTHRLDPYRPLESKEPPFDVQVVAQDWKWLFIYPEQGIAVVNQLAFPAGRPVSLRITSDTVMNSFYVPQLAGQIYAMAGMQTRLQMLADQPGKFVGRNSQYSGGGYSDQHFEVLAMTPADFEAWVARAKQSGAALDANAYTALAAKSRANPITYYSTVEPKLFDSIIDKFRHSGHAHDAPARR from the coding sequence TTGGCCGTTCTGACGAGCGCCTGCGACCTCCGACGGGCTCCGGTACTGGACCCGAAGGGCCCGATCGCCCTCGCCGAGCGCGATCTGCTGTTCGACGCATTCTACGTGATGATGCTGGTGATTGTTCCGATCATCATCCTCACCCTGTGGTTCGCCTGGAAATACCGCGCCACCAACACCGAGGCCAAGTACACGCCGACCTGGGCCAATTCGGTCAAGCTCGACGCCATCACCTGGCTGATCCCGACCGTCATCGTGATCGCCGTCGCGGTGCTGCTGTGGCGCAGCACCCATCGCCTCGATCCTTACCGCCCGCTGGAATCCAAGGAGCCGCCGTTCGACGTCCAGGTCGTGGCCCAGGACTGGAAGTGGCTGTTCATCTATCCGGAGCAGGGCATCGCCGTGGTGAACCAGCTCGCCTTCCCGGCGGGCCGGCCGGTCAGCCTGCGCATCACCTCCGACACGGTGATGAACTCCTTCTACGTGCCGCAGCTCGCCGGGCAGATCTACGCCATGGCCGGCATGCAGACCCGTCTGCAGATGCTGGCGGACCAGCCCGGCAAGTTCGTCGGCCGCAACAGCCAGTACAGCGGCGGCGGCTACTCCGACCAGCATTTCGAGGTCCTGGCCATGACGCCGGCCGACTTCGAAGCCTGGGTGGCAAGGGCCAAGCAGAGCGGCGCGGCGCTCGATGCCAACGCCTACACGGCGCTGGCCGCGAAGAGCCGCGCCAACCCCATCACCTATTACTCGACGGTCGAGCCCAAGCTGTTCGACTCGATCATCGACAAGTTCAGGCACAGCGGCCATGCGCACGATGCGCCGGCGCGGAGATAG